The Streptococcus oralis DNA window TCCACATCCAAGCCCTCCGTGTAGAAGAGCACATCCTTTCGTGCCAAATCTTTGGTCCACCATTCAGGCAGATTTTCAAGTTCCGCTTCAAAGTCCTCAAGACTCAGCAAGGAAAAGCTCTGAATAAATGGATAATGGACTGCAAAGAAATCCTCTAACTTTTCAACCAATTGGGCTTTGGCATCTGTCGAAGTAAAGAAAATATTGCCACTGTTGATGTAGGTTTCAACCTTTTCCAGTCCCAACTCTGTCAGTTCTTGACGAAGTTGCGCCATAACAACCTTATTCTTCCCACCGACATTAATGCCCCTAACCAGTAAAGCATAGTGTGTCATCTTATACCAATTTATCTAAGAAACTTTCCCCAATCATGGCAGTTTCCACACCAAAGTTATCCGCAACTGTCACTGAGATATCTGCAAAATGTCCAACTGGAATGACACCATTTCCTTTAAAGGAAGGACTGTAAGCCAAAAGTGGAATATATTCGCGAGTGTGGTCTGTTCCTGCATAGGTTGGGTCATTTCCATGGTCCGCAGTAATCAAAAGAAGGTCATTTTCTCTCATAGCTGCGATAATTTCAGGCAAGCGCTCATCAAACTCATGCAAGCAATCACGGTAACCATGAGCATTGCGACGGTGGCCGTAAAGGGCATCAAAGTCCACCAAGTTTGTGAAAGAGAATCCTTTTTCAAACTCAGCAAGTCCCATGGTCTTCAAAAGTGTATCAATTCCGTGGCTGTTTGACTTGTTGTGGCCCATGTCATGATTGATACCCGCACCGTTAAAAATGTCATTGATTTTACCAACAGCGTACGTATCGATGCCAGCTTCGTTCAATTTATCCAAAACAGTTGGTGCAAATGGGGAAACGGCCAAGTCACGACGGTTAGCTGTACGAGTGAAGTTTCCTGGCTCGCCAACATACGGACGGGCAATGATACGACCTAAAAGGGCAGGACGCTCAAGGGTAATCGAACGCGCGTATTCACAGATACGGTACAATTCATCCAAAGGAATAATGTCTTCGTGGGCAGCAATCTGCAAAACAGGGTCAGCTGAAGTATAGATAATCAACTCTCCAGTTTCCATTTGACGTGGTCCGAAATCATCGATAACAGCCGTACCTGAGTAAGGTTTGTTGGCTTCACGAATGACCTTACGTCCTGAAAATTCTTCGATTTTTGTCAAGATTTCTTCTGGGAATCCGTTCCAGAAAGTATCGAAAGGCTCGGTAATATTGAGTCCCATGATTTCCCAGTGACCAGTCATGGTGTCCTTACCAAGGGAAACTTCTTCCAATTTTGTTGCATAACCTGTTGGATTGCTTTCAGCTGGTACAGTCTTAAGCGGCGTTTCGCGAGGAATATTTCCTAGACCGATTTTGGCCATGTTTGGCACATTCAAACCAACTGTTTTTGAAATGTGTCCCAATGTGTCAGAAGCTCCATCTGGAACTCCTGCATTGACAAAGTTATTAGCATCTGGTGCTGCACCGATTCCTACAGAATCCAATACCACCAAGTGAATACGATTAAATTTTGACATAGTATGTCTCCTTATTACTTTGATTAGTTTGCTTTTGTTGAAGTTAAAATCTGAACTCCTTCTCGTCCAGCTACGATAACCTTATCCACCATTTGGTTAAACAAGCCGTGCTCTACGACACCAACGACATGGTCCAACTCTTGCCCAAAGGCAATTGGATCTTCAATGACATCCAAGGCAAGATCAATGATAAAGTTCTGCATATCGGTCACAAAACGTTGACCGTCTTTTTCACGGAAACTTGGTTTGTAGCCAGCTCGCTCAAACCGACGAAAGACCTGTTCTGCACCATACTGAATCACTTCTACTGGCAATTTAAAAGCACCTAGTTTCTCTACTAGTTTGCTTTCATCTACCACCCAAATGTATTCTTTTGAGGGCGTTGCCACAACCTTCTCCATCAGAAGGGCACCACCTCCGCCTTTGATTCCATTAAACTGGCTATCTACTTCATCCGCCCCGTCAACCGTCACATCAACAAAATCCACTTGATCAATCGACTTGAGCGGGATGTTAAGTCCTTCAGCCTGTTTACTAGTCACACTGGAAGTTGTCACAGCAGTAATCTGCAAACCTTCTTCCTTGATCCGACGACCTACTTCCTCTACGAAATAGTAGGCAGTAGAGCCTGTTCCCAGACCGACTACCATGCCATCCTTGACAAACTCAGCAGCCTTGATACCTGCCATCTTTTTCAGATTCTCCACTTAAACACCTCCATTAAAGAGCTATTTTTATTATAACATGTATCCGTTTTTATTTCATGGATACACTGGAAAAACCCGAACATTTTTATTTCGGGTTTTGGTGTCCTATTTAACCATATCAGGATCGTAATCATAGAATCCTGTGTCGAGGAAACGGTTTTTAGGGTGTAACTTGCGCACTTCCTCATCTAACAAGAAGGCTTGGTCATGGCTAAAGTTACCCTCTTGAATCAAGCCACGCGCCTGAATAAAGAGTTTAGCAATCTCCACAAAGTTCTGACCTGGTGTGTAGAGTCCCTCTAGCTTCCAGTGAGTGAAACCATGTTCTACCAACTCTGTCAATTTAGTCATCAAATCAAGGTCGTTATTTGCAAAGATGTGGGTACCATGATTGTCTTCAAAGATGGAATAGTGACTTTCTGGGTCACTCGGCTCTGCCAAGAAGAGGTCACGTTTAC harbors:
- the rpiA gene encoding ribose-5-phosphate isomerase RpiA — its product is MENLKKMAGIKAAEFVKDGMVVGLGTGSTAYYFVEEVGRRIKEEGLQITAVTTSSVTSKQAEGLNIPLKSIDQVDFVDVTVDGADEVDSQFNGIKGGGGALLMEKVVATPSKEYIWVVDESKLVEKLGAFKLPVEVIQYGAEQVFRRFERAGYKPSFREKDGQRFVTDMQNFIIDLALDVIEDPIAFGQELDHVVGVVEHGLFNQMVDKVIVAGREGVQILTSTKAN
- a CDS encoding DUF1697 domain-containing protein; its protein translation is MTHYALLVRGINVGGKNKVVMAQLRQELTELGLEKVETYINSGNIFFTSTDAKAQLVEKLEDFFAVHYPFIQSFSLLSLEDFEAELENLPEWWTKDLARKDVLFYTEGLDVDQVIEKVNSLALKDEVVHFGRLGIFWGKISEESYYATAYHKYLLKMPFYRNITIRNAKTFDKIGQMLKNNKGDTQ
- a CDS encoding phosphopentomutase, encoding MSKFNRIHLVVLDSVGIGAAPDANNFVNAGVPDGASDTLGHISKTVGLNVPNMAKIGLGNIPRETPLKTVPAESNPTGYATKLEEVSLGKDTMTGHWEIMGLNITEPFDTFWNGFPEEILTKIEEFSGRKVIREANKPYSGTAVIDDFGPRQMETGELIIYTSADPVLQIAAHEDIIPLDELYRICEYARSITLERPALLGRIIARPYVGEPGNFTRTANRRDLAVSPFAPTVLDKLNEAGIDTYAVGKINDIFNGAGINHDMGHNKSNSHGIDTLLKTMGLAEFEKGFSFTNLVDFDALYGHRRNAHGYRDCLHEFDERLPEIIAAMRENDLLLITADHGNDPTYAGTDHTREYIPLLAYSPSFKGNGVIPVGHFADISVTVADNFGVETAMIGESFLDKLV